In the genome of Amaranthus tricolor cultivar Red isolate AtriRed21 chromosome 15, ASM2621246v1, whole genome shotgun sequence, one region contains:
- the LOC130801779 gene encoding ABC transporter C family member 10-like isoform X2: MGIISLHDVIFSRKISSFKVILDVLLFPGAVLLLLCVFNQHTNEMESEQNDCFLGSYVPLLDHEDVHVKVENRSLFSKAGFFSRMSFWWLNSLMQKGKEKILEDDDIPKLRSSDQAETCYRDFMGILNKRKEKGSSSILYAIFFWQWKGIITSGFFALIKILTLSAGPLFLKAYIDIAEGKSAFKYEGYAITFLLFFTKCLESLSERQWCFRTRLIGLQIRSMLSAAIYSKQFRLSSDSKMSHSPGEIVNYVTVDAYRIGEFPFWFHQMWTVFLQTCIALAIIYFCIGIATISALLIVFVAVLGNAPLGRLQHKYQTELMLAQDKRLRAITESLMTMKVLKVYAWETHFKKGIENLRDIEFRWLVAVLLQKGYYMILFWSFPILMSITTFGACCLFGIPLDAGNVFTFLATLRIVQEPVRLFPDVAGAFIQASVSLDRIVRFLDAPELQDQHIKQKKKGGELEKCLDIRTAEISWGRSLRPTLRNVNLSVKPAEKVAICGEVGAGKSTLLAAILGEVPNVNGTVEVYGKLAYVSQTAWIQTGTIRDNILFGSSMDDQRYQDTLNRCSLLNDIEMLPFGDLTVIGERGVNLSGGQKQRVQLARALYQDADIYLLDDPFSAVDAHTATSLFNEYVMGALTGKTVLLVTHQVDFLPAADSVLLMVEGQIIKRGTYNQLMGSSLVFQNLVDAHNNLIQSDKSKQETFPPSKSTKIEESISLFDKNNPFLGDQLIQEEERETGDNGLKPYLQYLSHGRGFLYSSLAVLAHILFLLGQSIQSYWLAFNVQNSGVSEQKLVTVYSIIGCSVAVFLFIRSFSIVSLGLSASRSIFSTLLNSLFRAPISFFDATPLGRILSRVSSDISIIDLDVAMMISMTLASTLTAFFSFGILAVVTWQVLLVIVPMVYLTIVLQQYYFASAKELMRINGTTKSTVASTLAEAISGATTIRAFGKEDQYFSNAVKLINNNASPFFHSFSSNEWLIQRLEMLCAVILSCSALALTLLPFSKDNSGFIGMALSYGLSLNIYLVSSVQNQCMLANMIVSAERLDQYMHIPEEACEVVEDNRPAPNWPDIGTIEISNLKFYRMARIGAWDNDNYSA, encoded by the exons ATGGGTATAATTTCCCTACATGATGTTATTTTTTCCAGAAAAATAAGTTCTTTTAAAGTTATACTTGATGTTCTATTGTTTCCAGGAGCTGTTTTGCTTCTTTTATGTGTTTTCAATCAACATACAAATGAGATGGAATCAGAACAAAATGATTGTTTTCTGGGTTCTTATGTACCTTTGCTGGATCATGAAGATGTTCATGTTAAGGTCGAAAATCGAAGTTTATTTTCGAAAGCCGGGTTTTTTAGTAGAATGTCGTTTTGGTGGTTGAATTCATTGATGCAAAAAGGTAAGGAGAAGATCCTTGAGGATGATGATATTCCAAAACTAAGGTCTTCTGATCAAGCGGAAACATGCTACCGCGATTTCATGGGGATtcttaataaaagaaaagagaaaggatcaagttccattctttatgccatatttttttggcaatggAAAGGAATTATAACTTCTGggttttttgcattaattaagATACTTACACTTTCTGCTGGGCCCCTTTTTTTGAAAGCATATATTGACATAGCTGAAGGGAAATCTGCCTTCAAGTATGAAGGCTATGCAATCACATTTCTGCTGTTTTTCACAAAGTGTTTAGAATCGTTGTCAGAGAGGCAATGGTGTTTTAGGACTAGATTGATAGGACTTCAAATAAGATCAATGCTATCCGCAGCAATTTACTCGAAACAATTTAGACTCTCGAGTGATTCTAAAATGAGCCACAGTCCTGGCGAGATAGTAAACTATGTCACAGTTGATGCTTACAGAATTGGTGAATTCCCTTTCTGGTTTCATCAAATGTGGACTGTTTTTCTCCAAACGTGCATTGCTTTAGCCATCATTTACTTCTGTATTGGGATTGCCACAATTTCCGCATTACTGATTGTTTTTGTGGCGGTTCTTGGAAACGCTCCTTTGGGTAGATTGCAGCACAAATACCAAACCGAGCTCATGCTCGCGCAGGACAAAAGACTCAGGGCTATAACCGAGTCCTTAATGACAATGAAGGTGTTGAAAGTCTATGCTTGGGAGACCCATTTCAAGAAAGGTATCGAAAACTTAAGGGATATAGAATTTAGGTGGCTGGTAGCTGTTCTTCTGCAGAAAGGATATTACATGATTCTATTCTGGTCATTTCCAATTTTGATGTCAATCACAACCTTTGGGGCATGTTGTTTGTTTGGGATTCCTTTAGATGCCGGTAATGTTTTTACATTTCTAGCTACTTTGAGGATTGTTCAGGAGCCGGTGAGGTTGTTTCCTGATGTTGCTGGTGCGTTTATACAAGCGAGTGTGTCATTAGACAGAATCGTAAGGTTTCTGGATGCACCCGAGCTGCAGGATCAACATATCAAGCAAAAGAAGAAAGGGGGGGAGTTGGAGAAGTGTTTAGATATTAGAACCGCAGAAATTTCGTGGGGTCGGTCTTTGAGACCGACCCTGAGAAATGTCAATTTAAGTGTCAAACCTGCAGAGAAGGTAGCAATCTGCGGTGAGGTTGGAGCCGGTAAATCCACACTTTTGGCAGCTATTCTTGGTGAAGTTCCAAACGTCAATGGCACT GTGGAAGTTTATGGAAAGCTTGCCTATGTCTCTCAAACAGCATGGATTCAAACTGGGACTATAAGAGATAATATTCTGTTTGGTTCTTCTATGGATGATCAAAGATATCAAGACACACTTAATAGATGTTCATTGCTAAATGACATTGAAATGCTTCCATTTGGTGATCTTACAGTAATTGGAGAAAGAGGGGTTAACCTTAGCGGTGGACAGAAGCAGCGAGTTCAGTTAGCACGAGCCTTGTATCAGGATGCCGATATTTACCTTTTGGACGATCCATTCAGTGCTGTTGACGCTCATACGGCAACTAGTCTATTCAAT GAATATGTCATGGGAGCTTTGACAGGAAAAACTGTCCTACTAGTCACTCACCAAGTTGATTTCCTTCCTGCGGCTGACAGTGTCTTG CTCATGGTCGAAGGTCAGATTATAAAGCGGGGCACCTACAATCAGTTGATGGGTTCAAGCCTTGTATTCCAAAATCTTGTCGATGCGCATAACAACTTGATTCAGTCCGACAAATCGAAACAGGAAACATTCCCACCAAGTAAAAGTACTAAAATAGAGGAAAGTATTAGTCTTTTCGATAAGAACAACCCTTTTTTAGGTGATCAATTGATTCAGGAGGAAGAACGGGAAACAGGAGACAACGGTTTGAAGCCTTATTTACAATACCTAAGTCATGGAAGAGGTTTTTTGTACTCATCCCTAGCAGTCTTAGCCCATATCTTATTCCTGCTTGGCCAATCTATACAAAGTTATTGGCTGGCTTTTAATGTTCAAAACTCTGGTGTTAGTGAGCAGAAACTTGTCACGGTTTACTCGATTATAGGATGTAGTGTGGCTGTTTTCTTGTTTATAAGATCGTTTTCTATTGTTTCTCTCGGTCTTAGTGCTTCAAGATCAATATTTTCGACACTACTGAACTCTCTTTTCCGAGCACCAATTTCCTTCTTTGATGCCACCCCTCTAGGGAGGATACTTAGTCGA GTATCTTCCGATATAAGTATTATCGACTTGGATGTAGCCATGATGATAAGCATGACTCTGGCTTCTACATTAACTGCTTTCTTTAGTTTCGGAATTCTGGCTGTCGTTACTTGGCAAGTTTTGCTTGTCATTGTGCCTATGGTTTATCTGACTATAGTCTTACAG CAATACTATTTCGCATCAGCAAAAGAACTGATGCGAATTAATGGAACTACAAAGTCCACAGTAGCAAGCACTCTTGCTGAGGCAATTTCAGGAGCCACCACTATTCGAGCTTTCGGCAAGGAAGATCAGTATTTCTCCAATGCTGTTAAGCTCATAAACAACAATGCTAGTCCTTTCTTCCACAGTTTTTCTTCCAATGAATGGTTGATACAACGCCTAGAGATGCTATGTGCAGTTATTCTCTCATGTTCCGCTCTCGCCCTCACATTGCTTCCATTCAGCAAAGACAACTCTG GATTTATTGGGATGGCACTTTCCTATGGCCTGTCCTTAAATATCTACCTAGTCAGCTCTGTTCAAAACCAGTGCATGCTTGCAAACATGATAGTTTCAGCCGAAAGGCTAGATCAATACATGCACATACCCGAAGAAGCCTGTGAAGTTGTCGAAGACAACAGACCCGCACCTAACTGGCCCGACATAGGAACAATAGAGATTTCCAACTTGAAG TTCTACAGGATGGCTCGAATTGGAGCATGGGACAACGACAATTATTCTGCTTAG
- the LOC130801779 gene encoding ABC transporter C family member 10-like isoform X1: MGIISLHDVIFSRKISSFKVILDVLLFPGAVLLLLCVFNQHTNEMESEQNDCFLGSYVPLLDHEDVHVKVENRSLFSKAGFFSRMSFWWLNSLMQKGKEKILEDDDIPKLRSSDQAETCYRDFMGILNKRKEKGSSSILYAIFFWQWKGIITSGFFALIKILTLSAGPLFLKAYIDIAEGKSAFKYEGYAITFLLFFTKCLESLSERQWCFRTRLIGLQIRSMLSAAIYSKQFRLSSDSKMSHSPGEIVNYVTVDAYRIGEFPFWFHQMWTVFLQTCIALAIIYFCIGIATISALLIVFVAVLGNAPLGRLQHKYQTELMLAQDKRLRAITESLMTMKVLKVYAWETHFKKGIENLRDIEFRWLVAVLLQKGYYMILFWSFPILMSITTFGACCLFGIPLDAGNVFTFLATLRIVQEPVRLFPDVAGAFIQASVSLDRIVRFLDAPELQDQHIKQKKKGGELEKCLDIRTAEISWGRSLRPTLRNVNLSVKPAEKVAICGEVGAGKSTLLAAILGEVPNVNGTVEVYGKLAYVSQTAWIQTGTIRDNILFGSSMDDQRYQDTLNRCSLLNDIEMLPFGDLTVIGERGVNLSGGQKQRVQLARALYQDADIYLLDDPFSAVDAHTATSLFNEYVMGALTGKTVLLVTHQVDFLPAADSVLLMVEGQIIKRGTYNQLMGSSLVFQNLVDAHNNLIQSDKSKQETFPPSKSTKIEESISLFDKNNPFLGDQLIQEEERETGDNGLKPYLQYLSHGRGFLYSSLAVLAHILFLLGQSIQSYWLAFNVQNSGVSEQKLVTVYSIIGCSVAVFLFIRSFSIVSLGLSASRSIFSTLLNSLFRAPISFFDATPLGRILSRVSSDISIIDLDVAMMISMTLASTLTAFFSFGILAVVTWQVLLVIVPMVYLTIVLQQYYFASAKELMRINGTTKSTVASTLAEAISGATTIRAFGKEDQYFSNAVKLINNNASPFFHSFSSNEWLIQRLEMLCAVILSCSALALTLLPFSKDNSGFIGMALSYGLSLNIYLVSSVQNQCMLANMIVSAERLDQYMHIPEEACEVVEDNRPAPNWPDIGTIEISNLKVKYRSNAPLVLQGISCIFEGGSKIGIVGRTGGGKTTLISALFRLVEFTEGKIVIDGIDISTIGLHDLRSHLGIIPQEATLFCGSVRHNLDPLLQHSDTEIWQVLEKCQLREAVEEKEGGLDSSVLQDGSNWSMGQRQLFCLGRALLKRRKILILDEATASVDNTTDASLQKIIRTEFEDCTVVTVAHRIPTVIDCTKVLAISDGKVAEFDEPRKLINKEDSLFGKLVREYWSYSENAITYKDQLL, encoded by the exons ATGGGTATAATTTCCCTACATGATGTTATTTTTTCCAGAAAAATAAGTTCTTTTAAAGTTATACTTGATGTTCTATTGTTTCCAGGAGCTGTTTTGCTTCTTTTATGTGTTTTCAATCAACATACAAATGAGATGGAATCAGAACAAAATGATTGTTTTCTGGGTTCTTATGTACCTTTGCTGGATCATGAAGATGTTCATGTTAAGGTCGAAAATCGAAGTTTATTTTCGAAAGCCGGGTTTTTTAGTAGAATGTCGTTTTGGTGGTTGAATTCATTGATGCAAAAAGGTAAGGAGAAGATCCTTGAGGATGATGATATTCCAAAACTAAGGTCTTCTGATCAAGCGGAAACATGCTACCGCGATTTCATGGGGATtcttaataaaagaaaagagaaaggatcaagttccattctttatgccatatttttttggcaatggAAAGGAATTATAACTTCTGggttttttgcattaattaagATACTTACACTTTCTGCTGGGCCCCTTTTTTTGAAAGCATATATTGACATAGCTGAAGGGAAATCTGCCTTCAAGTATGAAGGCTATGCAATCACATTTCTGCTGTTTTTCACAAAGTGTTTAGAATCGTTGTCAGAGAGGCAATGGTGTTTTAGGACTAGATTGATAGGACTTCAAATAAGATCAATGCTATCCGCAGCAATTTACTCGAAACAATTTAGACTCTCGAGTGATTCTAAAATGAGCCACAGTCCTGGCGAGATAGTAAACTATGTCACAGTTGATGCTTACAGAATTGGTGAATTCCCTTTCTGGTTTCATCAAATGTGGACTGTTTTTCTCCAAACGTGCATTGCTTTAGCCATCATTTACTTCTGTATTGGGATTGCCACAATTTCCGCATTACTGATTGTTTTTGTGGCGGTTCTTGGAAACGCTCCTTTGGGTAGATTGCAGCACAAATACCAAACCGAGCTCATGCTCGCGCAGGACAAAAGACTCAGGGCTATAACCGAGTCCTTAATGACAATGAAGGTGTTGAAAGTCTATGCTTGGGAGACCCATTTCAAGAAAGGTATCGAAAACTTAAGGGATATAGAATTTAGGTGGCTGGTAGCTGTTCTTCTGCAGAAAGGATATTACATGATTCTATTCTGGTCATTTCCAATTTTGATGTCAATCACAACCTTTGGGGCATGTTGTTTGTTTGGGATTCCTTTAGATGCCGGTAATGTTTTTACATTTCTAGCTACTTTGAGGATTGTTCAGGAGCCGGTGAGGTTGTTTCCTGATGTTGCTGGTGCGTTTATACAAGCGAGTGTGTCATTAGACAGAATCGTAAGGTTTCTGGATGCACCCGAGCTGCAGGATCAACATATCAAGCAAAAGAAGAAAGGGGGGGAGTTGGAGAAGTGTTTAGATATTAGAACCGCAGAAATTTCGTGGGGTCGGTCTTTGAGACCGACCCTGAGAAATGTCAATTTAAGTGTCAAACCTGCAGAGAAGGTAGCAATCTGCGGTGAGGTTGGAGCCGGTAAATCCACACTTTTGGCAGCTATTCTTGGTGAAGTTCCAAACGTCAATGGCACT GTGGAAGTTTATGGAAAGCTTGCCTATGTCTCTCAAACAGCATGGATTCAAACTGGGACTATAAGAGATAATATTCTGTTTGGTTCTTCTATGGATGATCAAAGATATCAAGACACACTTAATAGATGTTCATTGCTAAATGACATTGAAATGCTTCCATTTGGTGATCTTACAGTAATTGGAGAAAGAGGGGTTAACCTTAGCGGTGGACAGAAGCAGCGAGTTCAGTTAGCACGAGCCTTGTATCAGGATGCCGATATTTACCTTTTGGACGATCCATTCAGTGCTGTTGACGCTCATACGGCAACTAGTCTATTCAAT GAATATGTCATGGGAGCTTTGACAGGAAAAACTGTCCTACTAGTCACTCACCAAGTTGATTTCCTTCCTGCGGCTGACAGTGTCTTG CTCATGGTCGAAGGTCAGATTATAAAGCGGGGCACCTACAATCAGTTGATGGGTTCAAGCCTTGTATTCCAAAATCTTGTCGATGCGCATAACAACTTGATTCAGTCCGACAAATCGAAACAGGAAACATTCCCACCAAGTAAAAGTACTAAAATAGAGGAAAGTATTAGTCTTTTCGATAAGAACAACCCTTTTTTAGGTGATCAATTGATTCAGGAGGAAGAACGGGAAACAGGAGACAACGGTTTGAAGCCTTATTTACAATACCTAAGTCATGGAAGAGGTTTTTTGTACTCATCCCTAGCAGTCTTAGCCCATATCTTATTCCTGCTTGGCCAATCTATACAAAGTTATTGGCTGGCTTTTAATGTTCAAAACTCTGGTGTTAGTGAGCAGAAACTTGTCACGGTTTACTCGATTATAGGATGTAGTGTGGCTGTTTTCTTGTTTATAAGATCGTTTTCTATTGTTTCTCTCGGTCTTAGTGCTTCAAGATCAATATTTTCGACACTACTGAACTCTCTTTTCCGAGCACCAATTTCCTTCTTTGATGCCACCCCTCTAGGGAGGATACTTAGTCGA GTATCTTCCGATATAAGTATTATCGACTTGGATGTAGCCATGATGATAAGCATGACTCTGGCTTCTACATTAACTGCTTTCTTTAGTTTCGGAATTCTGGCTGTCGTTACTTGGCAAGTTTTGCTTGTCATTGTGCCTATGGTTTATCTGACTATAGTCTTACAG CAATACTATTTCGCATCAGCAAAAGAACTGATGCGAATTAATGGAACTACAAAGTCCACAGTAGCAAGCACTCTTGCTGAGGCAATTTCAGGAGCCACCACTATTCGAGCTTTCGGCAAGGAAGATCAGTATTTCTCCAATGCTGTTAAGCTCATAAACAACAATGCTAGTCCTTTCTTCCACAGTTTTTCTTCCAATGAATGGTTGATACAACGCCTAGAGATGCTATGTGCAGTTATTCTCTCATGTTCCGCTCTCGCCCTCACATTGCTTCCATTCAGCAAAGACAACTCTG GATTTATTGGGATGGCACTTTCCTATGGCCTGTCCTTAAATATCTACCTAGTCAGCTCTGTTCAAAACCAGTGCATGCTTGCAAACATGATAGTTTCAGCCGAAAGGCTAGATCAATACATGCACATACCCGAAGAAGCCTGTGAAGTTGTCGAAGACAACAGACCCGCACCTAACTGGCCCGACATAGGAACAATAGAGATTTCCAACTTGAAG GTTAAGTATAGATCCAATGCTCCACTAGTTCTGCAAGGGATCAGTTGTATCTTTGAAGGAGGGAGCAAAATCGGGATTGTAGGGAGGACCGGTGGTGGGAAAACAACCCTTATAAGCGCTTTATTCCGTTTGGTTGAGTTTACGGAGGGAAAGATTGTCATAGATGGCATAGATATTTCTACCATTGGGCTTCACGATCTTAGGTCGCACCTTGGCATCATTCCTCAAGAGGCCACACTTTTTTGTGGCTCAGTACGTCACAATCTAGACCCCTTGTTGCAGCATTCAGATACGGAGATCTGGCAG GTTCTTGAGAAATGCCAGCTCCGAGAAGCAGTTGAGGAGAAAGAAGGCGGTCTTGACTCCTCAG TTCTACAGGATGGCTCGAATTGGAGCATGGGACAACGACAATTATTCTGCTTAGGACGAGCATTACTTAAGAGGAGGAAGATACTAATTCTAGACGAAGCGACGGCCTCCGTCGACAACACCACTGATGCTAGTCTCCAGAAAATTATTAGAACAGAATTCGAAGACTGTACAGTCGTCACAGTTGCACATAGAATACCAACTGTCATCGACTGCACGAAGGTTCTAGCCATTAGTGATG GCAAAGTAGCAGAGTTTGACGAGCCCAGAAAGCTTATAAACAAGGAGGATTCATTGTTTGGAAAACTTGTCCGAGAATATTGGTCATACTCTGAAAATGCCATTACTTACAAAGATCAGCTCTTGTGA
- the LOC130801189 gene encoding 6-phosphogluconate dehydrogenase, decarboxylating 2, chloroplastic gives MAASITPSQIGLAGLAVMGQNLALNIAEKGFPISVYNRTASKTDETLNRAKTEGDLPLFGHYTPQDFVLSIQRPRSIIILVKAGTPVDQTIQSLSSFMEPGDTIIDGGNEWYQNTERRISDAHAKNLLYLGMGVSGGEDGARYGPSLMPGGDVEAYNNVERILKKVAAQVDDGPCVTYIGEGGSGNFVKMVHNGIEYGDMQLISEAYDVLKNVGGLSNEELGRIFDEWNSSELESFLVEITADIFKVKDELADGELVDKILDKTGMKGTGKWTVQQAAELSVAAPTIAASLDCRYLSGLKEERESAAKVLEAAGMKEEVSAVRGGVDKKRLIDDVRQALYASKICSYAQGMNLLRAKSTEKGWGLNLGELARIWKGGCIIRAVFLDRIKQAYQRNPNLASLVVDPEFAKEMVQRQAAWRRVVGLAISAGISTPGMCASLAYFDTYRRGRLPANLVQAQRDYFGAHTYERVDRPGSYHTEWSKLARKSNPGVAASLH, from the exons ATGGCGGCCTCGATTACTCCGTCTCAAATCGGCCTTGCTGGTCTAGCTGTTATGGGTCAAAATCTCGCCTTAAACATTGCTGAGAAAGGCTTCCCTATCTCCGTCTACAATCGCACTGCTTCCAAAACCGACGAAACCCTAAATCGCGCAAAAACTGAAGGCGATCTTCCTCTTTTCGGCCATTATACTCCTCAAGATTTCGTCCTTTCAATTCAACGCCCTAGATCTATAATCATCCTTGTTAAAGCTGGTACTCCTGTTGATCAAACTATTCAATCTCTCTCATCTTTTATGGAGCCTGGTGATACGATTATCGATGGCGGAAATGAATGGTACCAGAACACAGAACGACGAATTTCGGATGCGCATGCAAAGAATTTATTATACTTAGGTATGGGAGTTTCTGGTGGCGAAGATGGTGCTCGGTATGGACCGTCATTGATGCCCGGAGGTGATGTTGAAGCGTATAATAACGTGGAGCGAATTTTAAAGAAAGTTGCGGCACAAGTTGACGATGGACCCTGTGTTACTTACATAGGTGAAGGTGGTTCAGGGAATTTTGTGAAAATGGTGCATAATGGGATTGAGTATGGTGATATGCAGTTGATTTCAGAAGCGTATGACGTGTTGAAGAATGTTGGGGGATTGAGTAATGAGGAATTAGGGAGGATTTTTGATGAGTGGAATAGTAGTGAGCTTGAGAGTTTTTTGGTTGAGATTACTGCGGATATTTTTAAGGTGAAAGATGAACTTGCTGATGGTGAATTGGTTGATAAGATTTTGGATAAGACTGGTATGAAGGGTACTGGGAAATGGACTGTTCAACAAGCTGCAGAACTTTCTGTTGCTGCTCCTACTATTGCTGCTTCCTTGGATTGCAG GTACTTAAGTGGGTtgaaggaggagagagaaagtgcgGCTAAGGTGTTAGAGGCTGCCGGGATGAAGGAGGAGGTTAGTGCAGTTCGTGGTGGGGTTGACAAGAAGAGGTTGATTGATGATGTGAGGCAAGCTTTGTATGCTTCAAAGATTTGTAGTTATGCTCAAGGGATGAATTTGTTGAGAGCAAAGAGTACAGAGAAGGGTTGGGGTTTAAACTTAGGGGAGTTGGCTAGGATTTGGAAAGGTGGGTGTATCATTAGGGCAGTTTTCTTGGACAGGATTAAGCAGGCATATCAGAGGAACCCTAACTTAGCAAGTTTGGTTGTTGATCCTGAGTTTGCTAAAGAGATGGTACAGAGGCAAGCAGCATGGAGAAGAGTAGTGGGTTTGGCAATTTCTGCTGGGATAAGCACACCTGGAATGTGTGCCAGTCTTGCTTATTTTGATACCTATAGGCGTGGCCGACTTCCAGCTAATCTTGTTCAAGCTCAGAGAGACTACTTCGGCGCTCATACCTATGAGAGGGTTGATCGCCCTGGTTCATACCACACAGAGTGGTCGAAGCTTGCACGTAAGAGTAACCCTGGTGTTGCTGCTTCTCTTCACTGA